The window TCCGCCGACGCGCGCGCCAGGAAGAGGTTGGCCAATTCCGGGATGTCTTCCTTGCGCTCGCGCAGGGGCGGAATGTCGATGGGCACGACGTTCAGCCGGTAATAGAGATCTTCGCGGAATGTGCCCTCCTCCAGCGCGGCGCGCAGGTCGCGGTTGGTGGCCGCCACCAGCCGCACGTCCACCTTGAGCGTGCGCGTGCCGCCCAGGCGCTCGAACTCGCGTTCCTGCAGGACGCGCAGCAGCTTCACCTGGGTGCTGCCCGGTACATCGCCGATCTCATCCAGGAACAACGTTCCCTTGTCGGCCAGTTCGAACTTGCCCGGCTTGCTGGCGGCCGCCCCGGTGAACGCGCCTTTCTCGTAGCCGAATAGTTCGCTCTCCAGCAGGTTCTCCGGGATGGCGGTGCTGTTGATCTTCACGAACGGCCCGGCGGCTCGGCGCGAGCGCTCGTGGATGGCGCGCGCGATCAGGTCCTTGCCCACCCCGCTCTCGCCGCCCAGCAGGACGGTCGAATGGGTGGCCGCCACCCGCTCCACCATCGCCAGCACTTCCTGCATCGGCTTGCTGCGGGCCACGATGTTGGGATGCTGATAGCGCTGCTGCAGCGCCTCGCGCAGGGAGCGGTTCTCCTCGCGCAGTTGGCGGACGTCGAGTTCCTTGCGCACCACCAGGCGCATCTCGTCGAGCGAGAACGGCTTGAGCAGGTAGTTGCTGGCGCCGAGCTTCATCGCCTGCACCGCCGTCTCCACCGTGCCGAAGGCGGTCATCACCACCACCGGCAGTGCAGCGTTGATGCGCTTCACCGCCTGCAGGAATTCCATCCCGTCCATGCCCGGCAGCTTGACGTCGGTGATCACCAGGTCCACGGGCGAGCTGTGCAACAGCTTGAGACCGGTCTCGGCATCGCCCGCGCCAAGGGTGGTGAAGCCGTCCTCGCCCAGGTTCAGCTCCAGCAGCCGCCGCATTTTGGGCTCGTCCTCGACGATGAGGATGCTGGGCTTCAT of the Terriglobales bacterium genome contains:
- a CDS encoding sigma-54 dependent transcriptional regulator is translated as MKPSILIVEDEPKMRRLLELNLGEDGFTTLGAGDAETGLKLLHSSPVDLVITDVKLPGMDGMEFLQAVKRINAALPVVVMTAFGTVETAVQAMKLGASNYLLKPFSLDEMRLVVRKELDVRQLREENRSLREALQQRYQHPNIVARSKPMQEVLAMVERVAATHSTVLLGGESGVGKDLIARAIHERSRRAAGPFVKINSTAIPENLLESELFGYEKGAFTGAAASKPGKFELADKGTLFLDEIGDVPGSTQVKLLRVLQEREFERLGGTRTLKVDVRLVAATNRDLRAALEEGTFREDLYYRLNVVPIDIPPLRERKEDIPELANLFLARASAEVGKEFRGLAPDALKLLMQHHWPGNVRELQNIVERAAALARGSTIEAGDIHLDALRPKVLNGGAPMLPEGMTLDQWEDEIIREAVRRANGNKSQAARQLGLSRNALRYRLSKMGIEDDDQEP